The Drosophila innubila isolate TH190305 chromosome 2R unlocalized genomic scaffold, UK_Dinn_1.0 1_C_2R, whole genome shotgun sequence DNA window GGCTCTGAACCTGCTAAACGTGCTACAAATATGGCGACGGATGTGCAGCTGCTTGAATGTTCAATGTGTGGCTCGAGTGGTGGAAAAGTGGAGTGGGGGAGAGGCGGAGTGGAGGCGAATGGTGGCGAGGCAACCACAGCACATAGCACATAGCACACAGCACACAGAAAGTTCCACAATCGAAAATGATAGCTTTAGGGCCTCAAGAAAATTTCCAGCAAGTTGCAGCTGCTCCAGCATCAATCCACTTATAGTGTCAATTTGgaattgtttcattttgttgccaattttaGCGAATATTCGTttttgtattcgtattcggACCCCTTTTGTGGCGATTGCAAATTCGTATAGCAAACCTTGAGGCGCtccattaaaatgcaattagtgCCGATTTACATACTGACGACCAATTCTCAATACTGCTATTTATATTGAGCTACTACTTGGGATTCTTAAGCTTCTGAGTCGGCCCACGGAATTTTGACggttcattattattttggcACGTTTTTTGCTTGGTAAAGTTATTGCCTTTTTCTTAATGCTTTCAACACAAGACAATCAGGTTCATAATACAGCAGttcttttattctttaaatcaataaaagcaTGAACATAAACGAATCACACTTAAACGGTTTAATCAATCGtgaaatttgttcattttcgCCAGCCAAGTGCATAAGCATATGCATGATTGCGTACGTCAGTCTcattgtgcgtgtgtgtgtgtgtgtgcatgggtgtgtgtgtgcatgggtgtgtgtgtgcgtgggtgCTACCAAGCCAGACATCGCGACGCTAAAaggtatttcaaattaaatagatatataaatacaaatgcattGGGCGCATAAACAACGCAATCAGGCACAAAATATGTGCGTAGAGACGCAAACTGAGTTCCTACAGTCGATAAAAGTTGATAGAGCCAGGACTCGTGTTAGAAGTGAAATGTCAGCTGAATATGCTCGTTTTAAAGAAGGAACAGCAACACAAGTAAGAATCTGAGGCtatttgcaactcgatctattatttttcaatatttctttttttttattttatgttttgatATTAAACTCGATCCAAAGTATATATTGATTGAGCGACAAACATTTCATACGGTACGTGATCTGTTGAGTCCGCCATCTTTTGATCTTAAATCGAGCATTATTTTGGTCAACTCCAAGTGGGCAAAGCGCTTTTCTCTGGAAAACTGTTTGCTGGATGATTTCTGGATTAACGATTAGCAGAGAATGCAGGTATTAATGATGCGACAGGTGCGTATGTTTCATTCCTGAGTAGTGAGTCGCTATCAGACAAGTTTCAAGAGCAAGAATTGTGAATTATATGCTGGTTGGTCAGTTTCGCTATGGCGAATCCCGGAGGCTCAAATCACGAATTCTTCAGCTACCCTTTGAGAAATCAGACATAAGCATGCTGCTTATTGCTCCATACGATGTTAATGGATTAGCAGAGCTTGAGTTGAGTGGCTATGAAGTCGATAATGCATGATGTTGATATATTATGGTGGCTAAATTTCGGATGGAATGCGATGTAGATTTGAAAATGCCCCTGCAGAGGTGAGTTTACATGAGTTTATATATGATTTCTATTTATCTTAAGCACTATTGTTTGTTGGGAGTCACCCGAGTCTTTGAGCCTGGTAGCGCCGACGTAAGCGGACTGTTTGCTAAGAATCATGTGGTCTGATTCCGGAGGctaagcaaaaattttaattaaatgtgaacGAGGCGGGCTGTGAATCAGATGCTAGCACACGTTCgtccaaattttttatatgttatgAGAACATTATTTActagtttcttttattttattaagcttttcatgcagctgcagcaagCACAAAGCCGAAGCGTAAGATTTTCAAGGCAAACCGtccatttgtttttgccataCGAAACAATAGAAACACATATTTTATGGGTCATTTTGTCAAGCCCTGATTAGCACAGGCTTTGAAAtgcataatttgcaaatatattcataaagtgcccataaaatcaaatgcaaattttttttaaacttcgTGTCGTTTTCCATCGACGATTCGTAATGAGGGCTTTTGTAATTTGCCCAGTTACAACAAATGATAATATTCCATGAACTTTtaattgtttcaaaaattcaacaaaatcaATGGCGGTATCACATTTAGtcggaaatggaaatgaacaATTGCGAATGGTGGAACTTCAAATTAGTCAAAACGTTTACATTAGCTTTTAcatgaattttcaaattattataacaATTGCATTCtatagaaatttttgaaaataagtataaacaagttgatatcattttattatgcATAAATTCATCTTATCTAAGTTGTGTAATAATTTCAGTTCTCTACTTCTTACGTTTTAGACTCTACACTAATCAGTCAGACaggatatattttaaatagataGCAACATAGACATAGActaaagcaacaataaaacaaataaaagagtagcagaagagcaacaaaattcaacaaattggTAGTGGCAGAGGGTGGTTAAGAGGGTAGTAGAATAAAAGGTACTGCTTCGACTGATCATTGCAAATTTCACAGATATGAAAAGAGCCAACTTTCATTGgttgtgactgtgactgcgactgtgaACAATGAACAGCAGACGGAAGAGGGAAGGGATGAAGAGAAAATAGAGAATAGGGGAAAGAGGAAAGAGGAAAGAGCGTGTGGTACGTGAAGGTTGCTGAACTAAATGAAAAGTTGAAAGCAGCAAAAGGAGCGTCATTGGCAATGCCTTATTGCCATTTCTTCTGGCAATTGCTATACAAGTTGTTAgccaattttaaatacaactGCTGCCACTGACAGTAATCAAGATTGCATGGCGGTGCTGGATACAACAATGCCAAATGTCATTTGGCGGGGTccaacaattgaaaaataagtaatttcaCAACTGTAGTGAaatctcttctctctctctttctctctgtctctctctctttctctctttctctctctctctttctctgaaTAGaaggaacaacagcagcagcagctgggaCAAGTATAAAACGCGAATGGTCCTCTtctttccccttcccctttcccGTTGGAGTCACGTCCGGTTGCAAACTTTACCGTCCAATTCATCGATGATTTTTGTAGACCGCCTTatgacatcgacatcgacatcgccatcgccatcgccattcAGAGTGTCTGCCATTGATGGCCACTGCCGGGCTTTGTggcaaatgtttatattttggttTGCTTTGGTATGCTTTGGTTTTGCTTTCGCCTTGGCTTTTGGTTTGCTTTCGCTTCTTTCTTGCTGATACTTATGCCTTTAGGCTGCCGACAGCGTCATCAAAACGGATGTGCAGCTGCACAAACTTTGTCCCAGAGGGGCAATCTTAGAGACTGGATATTGTGTTGGGTTCCTCAGTTCCTCAGTTCGTTGTGTAATTTGGATATGCTAATGTAATGTCACAGTAATGAAATTACTACAAAATAGTACAAGTGAGCAAATGTAATGTTGAAAATAAGCTGaaacaatttgcaataatttaagtAGTTGTGCTTTAATGTTTTAAACAACTagcaaataattgtaatttgaaatatcacaatttttaaataacccTTTAGAATGCAATTGAGTAGGTTTGTTGAGAGAATGTTATGTGCAATGgctaataaaaaatcaatagcTGCAGTccgacaaatttaatttaaaaccaatCAAATGCATCCATATGCAACAGCAGACTTCAAATGCCAGCGGTCATAAAACGCATTACGCATCTTGAACTGACCATCAAATTCGATTTTCTGATTGTTTCTATGTAGTTATTGTTTATTGGTTAAGCATGCGAATAGCAAACCATATCGAGAGGCTGAATTTCCATATTTAGTCTACTGCTAGtatgtttattaaaactgaatttcCTTTATTTGTTTACCATCCCATTGCTCTGAACTAAATATTCTCGacatttttatgatattaGTATTTATACATAGatctaagaaatttaatatttctgcaaaaaaaaggatataaattaaattaccgAAATCGGCTTTAGATTTTGTTTGGCTTAGTTGTGGCTTTCAAGTAAATTTAGTGAGTTGGCAGCGGTAATATGAACAGACATGTCCTTAGCTTCGCTTACCGCTTATCACTCAGCTGCAGCTTGAACATCGCTTAATCCATCACAGGACGGGTATATTAACTAGAACAGCCTCTGTGTGTCGGACCGTGTAAATTGCTGCCATCTCTTGATAATAAGCCGTCATGCAACCTCAACCCCAACGTCATGATAGTTggttacgtatacgcagcgttgcAGCAGTGAAATTCAGCTATGCGTGCAAAAGTTTGCGCTTAATTTCAAATGCACGGCAGTGAATTGCAAGTCAGATGCGTCATTTGTGAGGCATGGTGAGAAGGGGGTGGGAATGTGGGATGGTGGATGGTGGAGTCAACTTATcccatttgcaaaaattttgcaACAAAAACTCTAAGACTCAACGATTCGGACAGGTGATTTAAAAGCCATTTGTCAGCAGCAGGCaagatgacgatgacgacttTTGCTTCCTTGAATGTCAGGCAGTTTGAGAGAGAGGCGATTGGCTTGGGTCAgtgaaattattcaaattatctTTTAGTGAAATTTTACTGGCAGGTGCCGTCAGGCAATAGCAACAAGAGGACCGACGGACCAGACGGTTGCAGCAGTTACAGTTACCCCTGAAGCAGCAATCAAACGGCTTTACTAGCATTCTATTATCGCGCAACCTCATCCAGACTCCAAACATGAAGTTGCCATGTGACACCCCAAGAAACAGGTAAGAGCAACTGACAGCTGACAGTCGACAGCCCTCTGCTACGGCTGGTACTAGCAAATTATGCAGTGAATTCACCGACGCtagaaaatgaatatttttaacgAAAGCAATACAGCTCTGTATTGAACTCGCTGATGATTTTAATGTTGTGGATATTGGTGAACTCACAGATGATTGGTATGTTGTGTATATTGGTAAGCTCACCAATTGTGAATGGTATCTTgtgagaattaaaataaaactcaccAATGATTTACGATACTTTGACATGTTTCCAATGGTGGTGAATAGTAACCAGCGAAATCACTAGTCTTTCACGAGTGAGCCGTACTAAAGGGAGGCTGCTGTGTCCTGTTCCTAGTCCTCTTCTCTCTACACTCACTACAGGTCTTGTTcctgttcttgttcttgttgttgttgttgacgacAATTGCAAATCCCATCTATTATAAGTGCTTCTTACCACTTCGTCGTCGAGCATTGACATTTGGCTAATGGCAAAAATGTCACCAAAATGCAGACAAACAAGAAGCTGCCATGACAGCAGCTACATCTCGATGTAGCGACGACATtggcatcagcatcatcatcagcttCAGCTGGAACACTCTGCTTTGCAgcatttattactttatttacaaacattttggCCATCAACCTACAAGTGATACCGAATATTGTCGAATCTTGCGTTGATAACCCTGATCCCTTTTTGGCACCCAACAGCTTGTTTTATCTCTTAAAGTATCTATCTATTTATCTAGTTTCAATATACCTAATCAAATAATTACATAGAAATGGTTGCCTCATCAAaattatatcaattaaatatgcattctttacatttcatttaaaaaaaaatttcttttaataggtgaagaaaatataaatataagttaatagATTCgttaattaatgtttaaatttaaattaaacatttttattttaaatgcactttaactaaataaagcaataaataccacatatagtttataattataatacaatatatatataattaaatatttttatttaaatgcattttaactaaattaagcaataaatacCACATATAGTTTATAATGTAGTGGGtcactaaaattattaaatcaaacaagaaaaacaatatttttatatgcaacaaatattttataaaacagtAGGAAGCCACTGAGTGTGAGTTGCAAATCAATGGCAATCATAAATCAAACACAATTTGATTCATTGATTCGAATGTGTGTCTTTGATtgcgtgtgtgagtatgtgtgtgtgtgtgtgtgtgtatccgATTAAGCACACCTATTTAATCAACCCAAACCCCAATGGCAATtgattaataacaacaatgcacAGCATGCTATATTCCCAACTAAATTACCTACTCGAATGTGTGCCTAATGGTAATCTGCAGGAATTGCATGAAAATCTTATAAAGATTTACCGATAAAACATTTTAGCCAtttagcaacaattgcaaatgctTTACTCTGTGCACACAAAAGCAATTAACTCTCCTTTTcgataaaatcataaatatataccaTATACTCATGTGTATTTGGTCCTTAATTGATAGGGACACATTGTAACTgcagctacaacaaaaaccatcttaaaatatacaaaattcttACACAATATACAAAGTGTCATGTCTGTGTCCGTATCCGTGTCCGTGTCTgtgtcggtgtcggtgtcCGGGTCCGGGTCCGGGTCACATTTGTTATGACAAGTGATGTCGACATcgtttttgtttgcattttgtataTTCTCAAATTGTTTTTCGTAATTTGAACACAAGTGTTAGAGTCGAAAACTTGCAAGACAAATGCAGTTCATCGTATCTTTAATTGGATACGAAACAATAACTCATTAGCAAAACATTCTGCCTACCAGATTCTGCCAGAATCTGCCAGAGTCAGTTAGATTCTGCACTTTTGAGTAACATATGCGCCAACATTTCATTCTGTCAATCAGTGCAAATTTAGCGACACGCAACAACACATTTGACAGTTGCTTATGTCAGTTTCGTTGTTGTATGTTGTAGGGGTATGTTGAATGTAAATGTCTCCGTCGTTTCTCTGTGGTAATGCAAAAACTaggaaaagttaaaatattttattaaaaattccgCGGTTTTCAACTTCTTACATCATTATTCCCAATTTTAGTCTACCAAATTAattattcctaatttttgtactctcaatatattttttaaagttggaCTTTCTAATttatgattaaatattttggtcTCCTAAGATTTTAGtcttattttcttgttttttattttttgtagttccttaaaaaacatttgattagttaattctttaagttttgttcttattttatgcTCATTTCTCATGTATATATCCTATTTTTGTTCGCATCAAAAAACCAAATGTACAAGAATAAttgtatgaaataaaaaagggGATTTGCATTTTAGATTCCCAGCATTCACCTTTTAtatgttgttgatttttgtttgtcaTTAGAGCgtagcagaagcagaagcaaaagcagaagGAGCAGTAGAAGTAGAAGTAGctacaataatattttgttgtgcGCTGACAGACGAGCTGTGGGACCTGGAAATAACCTCGGAACAGAGAACTGGGAGCTGGGAACTGGAAACTGGGACCTAAACCTGGACGCACAGATAAGAAACGGTCCGCATAAATGCAGCAGTTGCGAGTGGACACTGAATGAATGTCAGCAACGGTTGGCAGCTTGTCACAGACAAAAACTAATACTTAAGACAATTTTTTATGACAGCATAAGACCCCCACAATACCCAGCAGGAACAGTCGCAAGCAATGCTGCCTTCTTGTGACGAATGACTTAAAGTTTTGGCCATTTTGTTAGACCTCAGTCTCTGAACATGTCTGCTCTGTTTTTGAgtgtttatttacatttttgtctTTACTtggtatggagaaaatggaagAAAGGAAACGCGGGATAGCGGGAAGGCAAAGAGAAAGGGAATCTGATGAAGTGCCAGCATTGCTTTAAAGTgggtaatatatttttatgatttcctGCCTTGCCTAATGAGATTTGGCTACACAGTGTTTTGTCGTAACTTTTGTAAGTCGCTTTTTATTTGCGCTCATTTTGAGGTAATGCGACAAGTTTTATGTGTTGTGATTTGCTTTGATTGATGCaccatatatattatttttattctttctgTACCAGACAACTCAGATTGTCAATGGCAATTAACTAAATTAGCACAGAAATcacattcaaaaaatttaacaaagacaaaaacaaaaataatataatctgGCGCTTATTGCCAGAATGAAATATCTGAAAGGTGCCACTTAAAAATAGAATTATCCTTTAAAACAGTATTGTTTGAATGTTCTTGACCAACAATGGAAGacgtaagaaaataaaaatgtcttaGAGCTCTCCAAAAGCAAATATTCatgcaatacaaaaatttagacAAAAGTTGTCGTCTTTTCTT harbors:
- the LOC117785769 gene encoding LOW QUALITY PROTEIN: ovalbumin (The sequence of the model RefSeq protein was modified relative to this genomic sequence to represent the inferred CDS: substituted 2 bases at 2 genomic stop codons), which codes for MKSVPRELRSEKELLLLVLLLVLRLLLPGCKTRGTGNVALRIVTXLVYISDECQKIRYILIERQTFHTVRDLLSPPSFDLKSSIILVNSKWAKRFSLENCLLDDFWINDXQRMQVLMMRQVPRIVNYMLVGQFRYGESRRLKSRILQLPFEKSDISMLLIAPYDVNGLAELELTFHAAAASTKPKRKIFKANRPFVFAIRNNRNTYFMGHFVKP